A genomic stretch from Kribbella amoyensis includes:
- a CDS encoding helix-turn-helix domain-containing protein, whose product MLQKVAVVLMEDVAVFEFGVLCEVFGIDRTDDGVPLFDFKVCSTRPGEPLQTSSHSQVVAPYGLDELEDADLVALPATTWRDAYDERILDALRRAEKRGAILLTVCSGAFVLGAAGLLDGRNCATHWRYAKTFRDQFPDANLDADVLFVDDGNIITSAGTAAGIDACLHLVRRELGSAVATRIARRMVVPPQRDGGQRQFVDVPVPESSGESLQPVLDYMVDNLTIEHTVPELARRARMSDRTFARRFVAETGTTPLKWVTTQRVLHARTLLEQTKLGIEQIAAQSGFGTAALLRHHFRRVVGVPPQDYRRTFQTTA is encoded by the coding sequence ATGCTCCAGAAGGTGGCCGTAGTACTGATGGAGGACGTCGCCGTCTTCGAGTTCGGCGTCCTGTGCGAGGTGTTCGGCATCGACCGGACCGACGACGGAGTGCCGCTGTTCGACTTCAAGGTGTGCTCGACCCGGCCGGGCGAGCCGCTGCAGACCAGCAGCCACTCCCAGGTGGTCGCGCCGTACGGGCTGGACGAGCTCGAGGACGCCGACCTGGTCGCCCTCCCGGCGACGACCTGGCGGGACGCGTACGACGAACGCATCCTGGACGCCCTCCGCCGGGCCGAGAAGCGTGGCGCGATCCTGCTCACGGTCTGCTCGGGCGCCTTCGTCCTCGGCGCGGCCGGCCTGCTCGACGGACGCAACTGCGCGACCCACTGGCGGTACGCGAAGACCTTCCGCGACCAGTTCCCCGACGCGAACCTGGACGCCGACGTCCTCTTCGTCGACGACGGCAACATCATCACGAGCGCGGGCACGGCGGCCGGTATCGACGCCTGCCTGCACCTGGTGCGCCGCGAGCTGGGCAGCGCGGTGGCGACGCGGATCGCGCGCCGGATGGTGGTACCGCCACAGCGCGACGGGGGCCAGCGGCAGTTCGTGGACGTCCCGGTACCGGAGTCGTCGGGCGAAAGCCTGCAGCCGGTCCTCGACTACATGGTCGACAACCTGACCATCGAACACACCGTCCCCGAGCTGGCCCGCCGAGCCCGCATGTCCGACCGAACCTTCGCCCGCCGCTTCGTCGCCGAAACCGGCACGACCCCGCTGAAGTGGGTCACGACGCAAAGGGTGCTGCACGCGAGAACCCTGCTGGAACAGACGAAACTGGGCATCGAGCAGATCGCGGCCCAGTCGGGCTTCGGCACGGCGGCACTCCTCCGGCACCACTTCCGCCGCGTCGTAGGAGTCCCACCTCAGGACTACCGCCGAACCTTCCAAACCACAGCCTGA
- a CDS encoding DUF418 domain-containing protein: protein MNQQLAPRRTRIQDVDALRGFALLGILIVNITFAASGFPIHLAENPEYQSTLDHAVHWLSATFVDMKFYLLFSFLFGYSFQLQIEAAQRAGTAFRPRMLRRLGGLFVLGALHMVFLITGDILTAYALLGLVLVALRGVKDKTALIVAGSIYLYLLVTLGATVLFVDTSQFLDPAGAVTAAQETTRNLAGSFGDAVHEHVAALPTYGLSLLTVQGPTTLAVLLLGMVAGRRRLLANVTGQETVLRLIQLVGFVVGITGGVVYAAGGNGDTAAVLASVLTAPFLTAAYVATLLRILHSERGRAIGDVLAPAGRMALSNYLGQSVVTMLVFTGLDLAGRTSPLETTGIALAIFAVQVALSHGWMARFGYGPVEGILRAVTNATRPTWRKS from the coding sequence ATGAACCAGCAACTCGCCCCGCGCAGGACCCGGATCCAGGACGTCGACGCCCTGCGCGGATTCGCGCTGCTGGGCATCCTGATCGTCAACATCACCTTCGCCGCCTCGGGCTTTCCGATCCACCTCGCGGAGAACCCGGAGTACCAGTCGACCCTCGACCATGCCGTGCACTGGCTCAGCGCGACGTTTGTGGACATGAAGTTCTACCTGCTGTTCTCGTTCCTGTTCGGGTACAGCTTCCAGTTGCAGATCGAGGCCGCGCAACGCGCCGGGACCGCGTTCCGGCCGCGGATGCTGCGGCGGCTCGGCGGCCTGTTCGTCCTCGGCGCACTGCACATGGTCTTCCTGATCACGGGGGACATCCTCACCGCGTACGCCCTGCTCGGCCTGGTCCTGGTGGCGCTCCGCGGCGTCAAGGACAAGACCGCGCTGATCGTTGCCGGGAGCATCTACCTGTACCTGTTGGTGACGCTCGGCGCGACCGTGCTCTTCGTGGACACGTCGCAGTTCCTCGACCCGGCCGGCGCCGTCACCGCGGCCCAGGAGACCACGCGGAACCTGGCCGGCTCGTTCGGCGACGCCGTCCACGAACACGTCGCCGCGCTGCCGACGTACGGGCTGTCCCTGCTCACCGTGCAAGGGCCGACGACGCTCGCCGTTCTCCTGCTCGGCATGGTGGCCGGTCGTCGGCGGCTGCTCGCGAACGTCACCGGCCAGGAGACCGTCCTGCGGCTGATCCAGCTGGTCGGCTTCGTCGTCGGGATCACGGGCGGCGTGGTGTACGCGGCCGGCGGCAACGGTGACACCGCCGCCGTCCTGGCAAGCGTGCTGACCGCGCCCTTCCTCACCGCCGCGTACGTCGCGACGTTGCTGCGGATCCTGCACAGCGAACGCGGCCGCGCGATCGGCGACGTACTCGCTCCCGCCGGCCGGATGGCGCTGTCGAACTACCTCGGCCAGTCGGTCGTCACGATGCTCGTCTTCACCGGGCTCGACCTGGCCGGACGGACGTCACCGCTGGAGACGACCGGGATCGCGCTCGCGATCTTCGCGGTCCAGGTCGCGCTCAGCCACGGGTGGATGGCGCGCTTCGGCTACGGCCCGGTCGAGGGGATCCTGCGCGCCGTCACGAACGCGACGCGTCCGACCTGGCGGAAGAGCTAG
- a CDS encoding class I SAM-dependent methyltransferase codes for MDDYRVVNQANWDERVAAHAASPDYKLAEYERDPRYIGDVVRFDLPRLGDLAGLRGVHLQCHIGTDTISLARLGARMSGLDFSGPAIAQAQSFADRLGHEIDFHQADVYDAADVLGDAAYDLVFTGIGALGWLPSIDRWADVVVRLLKPGGRLFLREGHPMLWALEGSEHEGLITVDYPYFETEAPMVFDEGGTYVETEAEFSHNVTHEWNHGLGEILTALLTRGMTVTAFEEHDSAPWNALPGHMTRDQAGEWRLTTNPERLPCTYTLQATKTA; via the coding sequence GTGGACGACTACCGGGTGGTGAACCAGGCGAACTGGGACGAGCGGGTCGCGGCGCACGCGGCGTCGCCGGACTACAAGCTGGCCGAGTACGAGCGCGACCCGCGGTACATCGGCGACGTGGTGCGCTTCGACCTGCCGCGACTTGGCGACCTTGCCGGACTGCGCGGCGTCCATCTGCAGTGCCACATCGGCACCGACACGATCTCGCTGGCCCGGCTCGGCGCCCGGATGAGTGGCCTCGACTTCTCCGGCCCGGCGATCGCGCAGGCACAGTCCTTCGCGGACCGGCTCGGCCACGAGATCGACTTCCACCAGGCCGACGTGTACGACGCGGCCGACGTGCTCGGCGACGCGGCGTACGACCTGGTCTTCACCGGCATCGGCGCGCTCGGCTGGCTCCCGAGCATCGACCGCTGGGCCGACGTGGTCGTGCGCCTGCTGAAGCCGGGCGGCCGGTTGTTCCTCCGGGAGGGGCACCCGATGCTGTGGGCGCTGGAGGGTTCGGAGCACGAGGGCCTGATCACGGTCGACTACCCGTACTTCGAGACCGAGGCGCCGATGGTGTTCGACGAGGGCGGCACGTACGTCGAGACCGAGGCCGAGTTCAGCCACAACGTCACCCACGAGTGGAACCACGGCCTCGGCGAGATCCTCACCGCCCTCCTCACCCGCGGCATGACCGTCACCGCCTTCGAGGAACACGACAGCGCCCCCTGGAACGCCCTCCCCGGCCACATGACCCGCGACCAAGCCGGCGAATGGCGCCTCACCACCAACCCCGAACGCCTCCCCTGCACCTACACGCTCCAGGCAACCAAGACCGCCTGA
- a CDS encoding DUF6042 family protein: MTLVGEYEDDDYSPEDGILVVRDERAVYGDDEMSASDAHPVGTIVRTGHGWLYAAGGDGPCVVRLRGHTDRPRDGDDEWTDVVEVPYRSTSGAVELTSLTTRAGEVHVHLGEPGAYRIRVAHRPLPASAEFVADDEDEYLEPTDLWQLDFWPVPEPVEPPRWYRRRRSAVRPADPGWNSLLGFERHEVAGVVRWSHEGTGLTIDDLRTWGIDHFRGEDWLDQPFRTTVPRDGYPTLAEIAAQVGRPEPTSRREMLTLFVALGVLTFDGTRYAGIAEPRPAQQVLDLPADVVTYLDAHRATVQYTGFAADLVSVALWGGTEQTVASLATRTLASEDQVRRALQYAESRNLLQIDRRSGDRLALTATRRGRPFAV; the protein is encoded by the coding sequence ATGACTTTGGTGGGGGAATACGAAGACGACGATTACTCGCCGGAAGACGGGATCCTGGTGGTCCGGGACGAGCGGGCGGTCTACGGCGACGACGAGATGTCCGCGAGCGACGCGCACCCCGTCGGGACGATCGTCCGTACCGGCCATGGCTGGCTGTATGCGGCCGGCGGCGACGGACCGTGCGTGGTGCGGCTGCGGGGGCACACTGATCGGCCGCGTGATGGTGACGACGAGTGGACGGACGTGGTCGAGGTCCCGTACCGAAGTACTTCCGGCGCGGTTGAGCTGACGTCCCTCACGACGCGAGCCGGCGAGGTGCACGTCCACCTCGGTGAGCCGGGGGCGTATCGCATCCGCGTCGCCCATCGACCGCTACCGGCGTCGGCCGAGTTCGTGGCGGACGACGAGGACGAGTACCTGGAACCGACCGATCTCTGGCAGCTCGACTTCTGGCCTGTTCCCGAGCCGGTCGAACCGCCCCGCTGGTACCGGCGCCGTCGGTCGGCGGTCCGGCCCGCAGACCCGGGGTGGAACTCGCTGCTCGGGTTCGAGCGCCACGAGGTCGCCGGCGTCGTGCGATGGTCCCACGAGGGCACCGGCCTGACCATCGACGACCTGCGGACCTGGGGCATCGACCACTTCCGCGGAGAGGACTGGCTGGACCAGCCGTTCCGGACGACGGTTCCCCGCGACGGCTACCCCACCCTCGCCGAGATCGCGGCCCAGGTCGGCCGACCCGAGCCGACTTCGCGCCGCGAGATGCTGACGCTCTTCGTCGCGCTCGGCGTTCTGACCTTCGACGGCACCCGCTACGCCGGCATCGCCGAACCCCGGCCGGCCCAGCAGGTGCTCGACCTTCCGGCCGACGTGGTGACGTACCTCGATGCGCACCGGGCGACCGTGCAGTACACCGGCTTCGCCGCGGACCTGGTGTCAGTCGCGTTGTGGGGCGGCACCGAGCAAACCGTCGCCTCCCTCGCCACCCGCACCCTCGCGTCCGAGGACCAGGTCCGCCGAGCCCTCCAGTACGCCGAAAGCCGCAACCTCCTGCAGATCGACCGCCGATCCGGGGATCGGCTCGCCTTGACCGCAACCAGGCGTGGGAGGCCGTTCGCTGTTTAG
- a CDS encoding Fpg/Nei family DNA glycosylase, whose protein sequence is MPELPEVESLAGFLRERAVGRAIVRADITAISALKTYDPPITALVGLLIDDVTRRGKFLDIEAQGVHLVIHLARAGWLRWREEQSTTPVRPGKGPIACRVVLDDNSGFDLTEAGTQKKLAVYVVRDPAEVPGIARLGPDPFTLTVEQFGEILQQAGRVQLKGVLRNQSVIAGIGNAYSDEILHVAKMSPFKPASNLTDTELQELYAAMQETLRDAVDRSKGLAAQDLKSEKKSGLRVHGRKGQKCPVCGDVVREVSFADSSLQYCATCQTGGKPLADRRLSKLLK, encoded by the coding sequence GTGCCCGAACTGCCTGAGGTTGAATCGTTGGCGGGGTTCCTGCGGGAGCGTGCCGTCGGACGGGCGATCGTGCGTGCGGACATCACCGCGATCAGCGCGTTGAAGACCTACGACCCGCCGATCACGGCTCTGGTGGGTCTGCTGATCGATGACGTCACCCGGCGGGGCAAGTTCCTCGACATCGAGGCGCAGGGGGTGCACCTGGTCATCCACCTCGCCCGGGCCGGCTGGTTGCGCTGGCGGGAGGAGCAGTCCACCACCCCGGTGCGGCCGGGGAAGGGCCCGATCGCCTGCCGGGTCGTGCTCGACGACAACTCCGGCTTCGACCTGACCGAGGCGGGGACGCAGAAGAAGCTCGCCGTGTACGTCGTCCGGGATCCGGCCGAGGTGCCCGGGATCGCGCGGCTCGGGCCGGATCCGTTCACGCTGACCGTCGAGCAGTTCGGCGAGATCCTGCAGCAGGCGGGCCGGGTCCAGCTCAAGGGCGTCCTGCGGAACCAGTCCGTCATCGCCGGGATCGGGAACGCGTACTCCGACGAGATCCTGCACGTGGCGAAGATGAGCCCGTTCAAGCCCGCGTCGAACCTCACCGACACCGAACTCCAGGAGCTGTACGCCGCGATGCAGGAGACGCTGCGGGACGCGGTGGACCGGTCGAAGGGGCTGGCCGCGCAGGACCTCAAGTCGGAGAAGAAGTCCGGCCTACGGGTGCACGGGCGCAAGGGCCAGAAGTGCCCGGTCTGCGGTGACGTGGTCCGCGAGGTCAGCTTCGCCGACTCCTCCCTGCAGTACTGCGCGACCTGCCAGACTGGCGGCAAGCCGCTGGCCGACCGCCGGCTGTCCAAGCTGCTCAAGTAG
- a CDS encoding trypsin-like serine peptidase, whose protein sequence is MRPSAHLASLTRRPLGLLAAAGLLVTGAAVPAAAAVPDSTTSATTAVRAPAIPRSAQAGALEPTGYWTAEKLRNAIPADLPAGSAGTASPSSIESSSGIASRPVAPRTGGADKVNEVVPSTAGKVFFTDNGRNYVCSASTINNGYKNLIITAGHCVHGGAGGAWHSNIVFAPAYYNGQSGYGLWNWNTARTFNSWMNSSDFSHDQAFVTLNQRNGQNLIDVVGGNGLVWGNGRSQPNTRIWGWPAEPPYNGEVPYYCDGTTYAWGSTDAALGCTMNGGASGGPWVKDRIDANLGYVFAVTSRRTTSGTPTLLATPNSADVKAMFDQMT, encoded by the coding sequence ATGCGTCCTTCCGCCCATCTCGCTTCCCTGACGCGCCGACCCCTGGGACTACTCGCCGCGGCCGGTCTGCTGGTCACCGGCGCCGCTGTCCCGGCGGCCGCCGCCGTTCCCGACTCGACCACCTCCGCCACCACCGCCGTACGAGCTCCCGCGATCCCGCGATCGGCGCAGGCCGGTGCGCTGGAACCGACCGGCTACTGGACCGCCGAGAAGTTGCGGAACGCCATCCCGGCCGACCTGCCCGCCGGTTCCGCTGGTACTGCGTCACCGTCTTCGATCGAGAGCAGCAGCGGGATCGCCTCGCGCCCGGTCGCGCCGCGGACCGGCGGGGCGGACAAGGTGAACGAGGTGGTCCCGAGTACGGCGGGCAAGGTGTTCTTCACCGACAACGGGCGGAACTACGTGTGCTCGGCGTCCACCATCAACAACGGGTACAAGAACCTGATCATCACAGCCGGCCACTGCGTCCACGGCGGCGCGGGTGGAGCCTGGCACTCCAACATCGTGTTCGCCCCGGCGTACTACAACGGCCAGTCCGGGTACGGGCTGTGGAACTGGAACACGGCGCGCACCTTCAACTCCTGGATGAACAGCAGCGACTTCAGCCACGACCAGGCGTTCGTCACCCTGAACCAGCGCAACGGCCAGAACCTGATCGACGTGGTCGGCGGCAACGGCCTGGTCTGGGGCAACGGCCGGAGCCAGCCGAACACCCGGATCTGGGGCTGGCCGGCCGAACCGCCGTACAACGGCGAGGTGCCGTACTACTGCGACGGAACCACCTACGCCTGGGGCTCGACCGACGCGGCGCTCGGCTGCACGATGAACGGCGGCGCGAGCGGCGGACCGTGGGTGAAGGACCGCATCGACGCCAACCTCGGGTACGTGTTCGCGGTGACGTCACGCCGGACCACCAGCGGTACCCCGACCCTGCTGGCGACGCCGAACTCGGCCGACGTGAAGGCGATGTTCGACCAGATGACCTGA
- a CDS encoding NEW3 domain-containing protein, with protein MALIEGIPGEFGPQPWGEAIQRGCELLLRVTRRPANHEVRLPGLATTPRHVIEERTGRALTWRRDGDDLVVRLPGSESPAGGAQVVQVALQGKLRIVPPDTSTANADGVWDLEPAGSTAHLVARRTADVAVRLFGAADPATQYRVKLANRSYAVPGGELIGTTIGPFPVRAGRVVRLTLGNAAVRRILVAPVGTVLASIDPVDADRIRVHVTNFGRVAAQGEVFLPMPPEWSADTDAWSFEGLEAGATVSRTVEVAGPSEGPRGPKVLQVRLDAGRRSASLPLDLGSTVASTVGD; from the coding sequence GTGGCACTGATCGAGGGCATACCCGGGGAGTTCGGTCCCCAGCCCTGGGGTGAGGCGATCCAGCGAGGCTGCGAACTGCTGCTCCGCGTCACCCGGCGCCCCGCGAACCACGAGGTCAGGCTGCCCGGCCTGGCCACCACACCCCGGCACGTCATCGAGGAACGGACCGGCCGCGCGCTGACCTGGCGCCGCGACGGCGACGACCTGGTCGTGCGGTTACCCGGTTCGGAATCACCCGCGGGTGGTGCGCAGGTCGTCCAGGTCGCGTTGCAGGGCAAGCTGCGGATCGTCCCGCCGGACACCAGTACGGCGAACGCGGACGGCGTCTGGGACCTCGAACCGGCCGGATCCACCGCGCACCTGGTCGCCCGGCGGACCGCCGACGTGGCCGTCCGGCTGTTCGGAGCCGCGGACCCGGCCACCCAGTACCGGGTGAAGCTGGCGAACCGGTCGTACGCCGTGCCGGGTGGCGAGCTGATCGGGACGACCATCGGACCGTTCCCGGTCCGGGCCGGCCGGGTGGTCAGGTTGACCCTCGGGAACGCGGCCGTGCGCCGGATCCTGGTCGCGCCGGTGGGGACCGTGCTGGCGTCGATCGACCCGGTGGACGCGGACCGGATCCGGGTGCACGTCACCAACTTCGGCCGGGTCGCGGCTCAGGGCGAGGTGTTCCTGCCGATGCCGCCCGAGTGGTCCGCCGACACGGACGCATGGTCCTTCGAGGGTCTGGAGGCGGGTGCGACGGTCTCCCGGACGGTCGAGGTGGCCGGGCCTTCGGAGGGTCCGCGCGGTCCTAAGGTCCTGCAGGTCCGGCTGGACGCGGGGCGGCGTTCGGCCTCGCTACCGCTTGACCTCGGCTCCACGGTCGCTTCTACTGTGGGTGATTGA
- a CDS encoding rhodanese-like domain-containing protein: MFQNPQIPAVVPAQVDEALLAEAFVLDVREPDEWAGGHIEGATHIPLGELQERVGEVPLDQKVLCVCAVGGRSGMATQFLAAEGRDAINLDGGMYAWQSSGRPVSTD, from the coding sequence ATGTTCCAGAACCCCCAGATCCCCGCCGTCGTTCCCGCCCAGGTGGACGAAGCCCTGCTGGCCGAGGCGTTCGTCCTCGACGTCCGCGAGCCGGACGAGTGGGCCGGCGGCCACATCGAGGGCGCGACCCACATCCCGCTCGGCGAACTGCAGGAGCGCGTCGGCGAGGTGCCGCTGGACCAGAAGGTGCTGTGCGTCTGCGCGGTCGGCGGCCGGTCCGGGATGGCGACCCAGTTCCTCGCCGCCGAGGGCCGGGACGCGATCAACCTGGACGGCGGCATGTACGCCTGGCAGTCGTCCGGCCGCCCGGTCAGTACCGACTGA
- a CDS encoding phosphodiester glycosidase family protein: MFTPAPSVFGPPSPPSSPGSPSPARQRRTIRRAIALTLVTSGLVSTVAVQPALAQPAPEPAQLRQAVEAHRGSSAASDIPDVALAPPGEGIVTRRSDSPVAPGVTYTSFDRLDARGWLRGDILVADLDAGGVTVDYLNPGTVSGREVLSQQVARKGAIAGVNGDFFDINDTGAPLGVGIERDADGGPGHVVNGPATGHNETAVIGADGLGRIAQVFLEGEAVDDDASKVALTNLNSPTVNSGGIGLYTPRWGQAARTRTVDGLPTVREVILRDGVVVSTATTPAATPLADNELALIGREAGASALTAFEPGDKVEVKYGPRADAADVAVGLSGNKQLARDGQVLDVDDTALHPRTAIGFSADGRRMVLLTVDGRMVDSRGLTEKELGKLMLDLGSDDVLNLDGGGSSTMLKRSPGEATPEVVNKPSDGSERLTPNGLGLLPVKGTGKLKGFRVEATGTADELADTDVTRSARVLTGLSRVLTARGHDETYAPVAGTAYWSAGSNAKVSQGVVTGRKAGDVVVTAANGRARGTFPMTVLGEPVRLAPSARQVSLPNATTKGGFAVNGYDADGFATWIEPRDVRLTYDRNLLNVVARGNGFEVTAVGTEAVSTVVTAKVGDLSTQLTVTAGLSSEVVDEVDDLTRWQANAVPAGAATATRSAAEGHDGGQAIALDYSLTGSTATRAAYLSMTPQLTLPGQPQKLGAWVYGDGKGAWLRANAYDGAGGSAQTVNLAAAVDWTGWKYVEADIPAGLTMPLRFWRLYVVETVPTRQYSGRIVVDDLTVRGAPPVDVAPPAKVADPMVVADGTLDAKRWKFAVLSDAQFTADDPESDFVQQARRTIREALAQQPEFLVINGDFVDRGFANDIALAKRIIDEEVAGKVPVHYVPGNHESYGPGDLSEWTKVFGAPSSTFDHKGTRFVLRDSSLGSLRAGGFAQILDLRKQLDEAAKNKAIRNVVVMAHHPIDDPSPTANSQLADRKEAELLTRWLAGFRASTGKGAAYMAAHAGTFAATRTDGVLLPLTGNSGKSPAAAPDAGGFTGWALVGIDPNAREAAPGERNWSAPERSWFQVELRPHVDSLELTAPAMLRRGQTGPATATVVQDGRRVPVAFPVSADWWGSARLHVGPARTAPFWAVASFDPATGQVTGLRPGTAELGVTVNGVRKSQEIRVDW; this comes from the coding sequence GTGTTCACGCCTGCCCCGTCCGTCTTCGGTCCGCCGAGTCCCCCGAGTTCACCAGGTTCACCCAGTCCGGCGCGGCAACGCCGGACGATCCGCCGGGCGATCGCCCTCACCCTGGTCACCAGCGGCCTCGTCAGTACCGTCGCCGTCCAGCCCGCGCTCGCCCAGCCAGCGCCCGAACCGGCCCAGCTCCGGCAGGCCGTCGAGGCGCACCGCGGTTCGTCCGCGGCCTCGGACATCCCCGATGTCGCGCTCGCCCCGCCTGGCGAAGGCATCGTCACCCGGCGCAGCGACTCCCCGGTCGCCCCGGGCGTGACGTACACCAGCTTCGACCGGCTCGACGCCCGCGGCTGGTTGCGCGGCGACATCCTGGTCGCGGACCTGGACGCCGGCGGCGTGACGGTCGACTACCTCAACCCCGGGACCGTGTCCGGCCGTGAGGTGCTGAGCCAGCAGGTCGCCCGCAAGGGGGCGATCGCCGGCGTCAACGGCGACTTCTTCGACATCAACGACACCGGTGCCCCGCTCGGCGTCGGGATCGAGCGGGACGCCGACGGCGGACCCGGGCACGTCGTCAACGGTCCGGCCACCGGGCACAACGAGACCGCGGTGATCGGCGCCGACGGACTCGGCCGGATCGCCCAGGTCTTCCTGGAGGGCGAGGCGGTCGACGACGACGCCAGCAAGGTCGCGCTCACCAACCTGAACTCGCCGACCGTGAACTCCGGCGGCATCGGCCTCTACACGCCGCGCTGGGGCCAGGCGGCCCGGACCCGGACCGTGGACGGGCTGCCGACGGTCCGCGAGGTGATCCTGCGCGACGGCGTCGTCGTTTCGACCGCGACCACGCCCGCGGCCACCCCGCTGGCGGACAACGAGCTGGCCCTGATCGGCCGCGAGGCGGGTGCATCGGCGCTGACCGCGTTCGAGCCCGGCGACAAGGTCGAGGTGAAGTACGGCCCGCGCGCCGACGCGGCCGACGTCGCGGTCGGACTGAGCGGCAACAAGCAGCTGGCCCGGGACGGCCAGGTCCTCGACGTCGACGACACCGCGTTGCACCCGCGGACCGCGATCGGCTTCTCCGCGGACGGTCGCCGGATGGTGCTGCTCACCGTCGACGGCCGGATGGTCGACTCGCGCGGCCTGACCGAGAAGGAACTCGGCAAGCTGATGCTCGACCTCGGCTCCGACGACGTCCTCAACCTGGACGGCGGCGGCTCGTCGACGATGCTGAAGCGATCGCCGGGTGAGGCGACGCCCGAGGTGGTGAACAAGCCCTCCGACGGCTCCGAGCGGCTCACCCCGAACGGCCTCGGCCTGCTCCCGGTCAAGGGCACCGGCAAGCTGAAGGGCTTCCGGGTCGAGGCGACCGGAACCGCCGACGAGCTCGCCGACACCGACGTCACCCGCAGCGCCCGCGTCCTGACCGGGCTCAGCCGCGTCCTCACCGCCCGCGGCCACGACGAGACGTACGCGCCCGTCGCCGGCACCGCGTACTGGTCGGCCGGGAGCAACGCGAAGGTCAGCCAGGGGGTCGTCACCGGCCGGAAGGCGGGTGATGTCGTCGTCACCGCGGCGAACGGCCGGGCCCGCGGGACCTTCCCGATGACCGTGCTCGGCGAGCCGGTCCGGCTCGCTCCGTCGGCCCGGCAGGTGTCGTTGCCCAACGCAACAACGAAGGGTGGCTTCGCCGTCAACGGGTACGACGCGGACGGCTTCGCCACCTGGATCGAGCCGCGGGACGTCCGGCTGACCTACGACCGGAACCTCCTCAATGTAGTGGCTCGCGGCAACGGATTCGAGGTGACCGCGGTCGGTACCGAGGCCGTCTCCACCGTCGTCACCGCGAAGGTGGGCGACCTGTCCACCCAGCTCACCGTGACGGCCGGCCTGAGCAGCGAGGTGGTCGACGAGGTCGACGACCTGACCCGCTGGCAGGCGAACGCGGTCCCGGCCGGCGCGGCCACGGCGACCCGGTCCGCGGCCGAGGGGCACGACGGTGGTCAGGCGATCGCGTTGGACTACTCCCTCACCGGCAGCACGGCCACCCGCGCGGCGTACCTGTCGATGACTCCGCAGCTCACGCTTCCTGGTCAGCCGCAGAAGCTGGGCGCCTGGGTGTACGGCGACGGCAAGGGTGCTTGGCTGCGCGCCAACGCGTACGACGGCGCCGGTGGTTCGGCGCAGACGGTGAACCTCGCGGCCGCGGTCGACTGGACCGGCTGGAAGTACGTCGAGGCCGACATCCCGGCCGGGCTGACGATGCCGCTGCGGTTCTGGCGGCTGTACGTCGTCGAGACGGTCCCGACCCGGCAGTACTCCGGGCGCATCGTCGTCGACGACCTCACCGTCCGCGGCGCGCCGCCGGTCGACGTGGCGCCGCCGGCCAAGGTCGCCGACCCGATGGTCGTCGCCGACGGCACCCTGGACGCGAAGCGGTGGAAGTTCGCCGTGCTGTCCGACGCGCAGTTCACCGCCGACGACCCCGAGTCCGACTTCGTCCAGCAGGCCCGCCGGACGATCCGGGAGGCGCTCGCGCAGCAGCCCGAGTTCCTGGTGATCAACGGTGACTTCGTCGATCGCGGCTTCGCCAACGACATCGCCCTGGCGAAGCGGATCATCGACGAGGAGGTGGCCGGGAAGGTCCCGGTGCACTACGTCCCGGGCAACCACGAGAGCTACGGTCCCGGCGATCTGTCCGAGTGGACCAAGGTGTTCGGGGCGCCGAGCAGCACGTTCGACCACAAGGGCACCCGGTTCGTGCTGCGGGACTCGTCGCTCGGATCGCTGCGGGCGGGCGGGTTCGCGCAGATCCTCGACCTGCGCAAGCAACTCGACGAGGCCGCCAAGAACAAGGCGATCCGCAACGTCGTGGTGATGGCGCACCACCCGATCGACGACCCGTCGCCGACCGCGAACTCGCAGCTCGCCGATCGCAAGGAGGCCGAGCTGCTGACCCGCTGGCTGGCCGGCTTCCGCGCGTCGACCGGCAAGGGTGCGGCGTACATGGCGGCGCACGCGGGCACGTTCGCGGCGACCCGGACGGACGGCGTCCTGCTCCCGCTGACGGGTAACTCGGGCAAGAGCCCGGCGGCGGCTCCGGACGCGGGTGGCTTCACCGGATGGGCCCTGGTCGGGATCGACCCGAACGCACGCGAGGCGGCGCCGGGTGAGCGGAACTGGTCCGCGCCCGAGCGGTCGTGGTTCCAGGTCGAGCTCCGGCCGCACGTCGACTCGCTCGAGCTGACCGCGCCCGCGATGCTGCGCCGGGGCCAGACCGGACCGGCCACGGCCACCGTGGTCCAGGACGGTCGCCGCGTACCGGTGGCGTTCCCGGTCTCGGCGGACTGGTGGGGTTCGGCCCGCCTGCACGTCGGCCCGGCCAGGACCGCGCCGTTCTGGGCCGTCGCTTCCTTCGACCCGGCCACCGGCCAGGTCACCGGGCTCCGCCCAGGCACGGCCGAGCTGGGTGTCACCGTCAACGGCGTCCGCAAGAGCCAGGAGATCCGCGTCGACTGGTGA